The Nitrospirales bacterium genome includes a window with the following:
- a CDS encoding BON domain-containing protein: MLKMVVAALLGLFGAVTIGTGVSASDAPPSAQATEQKQRDDQIKYDVEDRLRTDGRIDWEVLDVEVKHGHVTLYGEVRTQEEKGFATDIAIDVAGVTEIFNRIIVDVPPSKDHNLQKAVWETLRGVDVLQTDPLRVRARNGVVTLSGVVETEREKEAAQRAVESVSGVEKVINAIHTGAPPLRSEQETLLKQNRQEVE, from the coding sequence ATGCTAAAGATGGTCGTCGCGGCGCTCTTGGGTCTGTTCGGAGCAGTAACCATTGGCACCGGGGTGTCAGCCAGCGACGCTCCGCCGTCTGCTCAGGCTACTGAACAAAAGCAACGTGATGATCAGATCAAATATGATGTCGAGGATCGCTTGCGAACGGATGGACGGATTGATTGGGAAGTGCTCGACGTCGAAGTCAAGCATGGTCATGTGACGCTGTACGGTGAAGTCCGGACTCAGGAAGAAAAGGGATTCGCGACGGATATTGCGATCGATGTTGCCGGGGTCACGGAGATCTTCAACCGCATTATCGTCGACGTGCCGCCATCGAAAGACCATAACCTTCAAAAAGCCGTGTGGGAAACCTTGCGGGGTGTAGACGTGCTCCAAACAGACCCCTTGCGTGTCCGGGCCAGAAATGGAGTCGTGACGCTGTCCGGCGTGGTCGAAACTGAGAGGGAAAAAGAGGCCGCCCAGAGAGCGGTTGAATCGGTTTCCGGTGTCGAAAAGGTCATTAATGCGATTCATACCGGGGCTCCGCCCTTACGATCAGAACAAGAGACGTTGCTTAAGCAGAATCGTCAGGAGGTGGAATGA
- a CDS encoding FdhF/YdeP family oxidoreductase, giving the protein MPKTPHYKKSDQPAGGWGAAAATAKVLLEQSVIAKGSRALLSMNQPGGFKCPSCAFPDPDCRKTFEFCENGAKALAFEATKFRVTREFFEKYTVSELMKQSDHWLEMQGRLTEPMRYDAALDRYVPCDWETAFELIGHHLRALTSPHQAEFYTSGRTPNEAAFLYSIFVREFGTNNFPDCSNMCHEPTSRGLPSSIGVGKGTVVMEDFAHTEALFVIGQNTGTNSPRMMMNLVDVRKRGVPIVAVNPMPERALIRFTAPQDIVQMATFGSTKIASEFVHIRIGGDLALFKGMMKVIFEREAGGEHIIDHDFIRAHTTGFEAVRDDALAQEWSDIVEVSGVTEEQIRRVAEIYIRSRATMICYGMGLTQHQEGSRLLQQVANLLLLRGNFGKPGAGIAPIRGHSNVQGDRTVGIDERPSQAYLDRVRDVFGFEPPREPGHHTVESVKAMQNGSAKVFVGMGGNFVRAVPDTERAYEAMRKLELTVSIATKLNRGHLVHGRDALILPVISRSETIQTSAGEQFLTIEDSMSKVTASRGVLEPASPHLLPEVEIVCRMALATLPDSKVPWERYMHDYGLIREKIAEVYPEIFAGFSEKIKDPEGFHLDIPPRRLVWPTPNGKANFLLFPNLDVDARVSDPEMLRLATVRSHDQFNTTIYSYNDRYRGVYDDRMVLFMNPDDRAARGLEPESRVAVETISDDGIRRRVEGLTVLDYSMPRGAVAGYYPELNQLLPIEYYDKISGTPAAKSIPVRVVAM; this is encoded by the coding sequence ATGCCAAAGACGCCTCACTATAAGAAGAGCGATCAACCTGCTGGCGGATGGGGAGCCGCGGCGGCAACTGCCAAAGTCCTGCTTGAGCAGAGCGTGATCGCCAAAGGATCCCGTGCTCTCCTTTCGATGAATCAGCCTGGTGGTTTTAAATGTCCTAGCTGCGCGTTTCCCGATCCTGATTGCAGAAAAACATTTGAGTTCTGCGAGAATGGCGCGAAGGCGTTGGCCTTTGAGGCAACGAAGTTCAGGGTTACCCGGGAATTTTTCGAAAAATACACCGTATCCGAGCTCATGAAGCAATCGGACCATTGGCTCGAAATGCAGGGTCGCCTGACCGAGCCGATGCGATACGATGCCGCTCTCGATCGGTATGTGCCCTGTGACTGGGAGACGGCTTTCGAATTAATCGGACATCATTTGAGGGCGCTCACGAGTCCGCACCAAGCCGAATTCTATACTTCCGGCCGCACTCCTAATGAAGCGGCGTTCCTGTACTCAATCTTTGTTCGTGAGTTCGGGACCAATAATTTCCCCGACTGTTCGAATATGTGTCATGAGCCCACGAGCCGTGGTTTGCCTTCTTCAATAGGCGTCGGAAAGGGGACCGTGGTCATGGAGGACTTCGCGCATACCGAAGCACTCTTCGTGATCGGGCAGAACACGGGCACAAATTCGCCACGGATGATGATGAATCTTGTCGACGTGCGAAAGCGCGGCGTACCAATCGTCGCCGTCAATCCGATGCCTGAACGTGCGCTTATTCGTTTCACGGCTCCACAGGATATCGTGCAGATGGCCACGTTCGGGTCGACAAAGATCGCGAGTGAATTTGTGCACATTCGTATCGGCGGTGACCTCGCGTTGTTTAAAGGCATGATGAAGGTGATTTTCGAACGCGAGGCGGGCGGGGAGCATATCATCGACCACGACTTTATTCGTGCGCATACCACTGGGTTTGAGGCTGTACGCGACGATGCCCTTGCTCAAGAGTGGTCCGATATCGTCGAGGTGTCGGGCGTCACGGAGGAGCAAATCCGCCGCGTCGCAGAGATCTATATTCGTTCGCGCGCGACGATGATCTGCTATGGGATGGGTCTGACCCAACATCAAGAGGGGTCTCGGCTTCTCCAGCAGGTCGCGAATTTGCTGCTGCTGCGCGGCAATTTCGGGAAACCCGGGGCCGGTATTGCCCCCATTCGCGGTCACTCGAACGTTCAGGGTGATCGAACGGTCGGTATCGATGAGAGGCCGTCTCAGGCATATTTGGATCGCGTACGGGATGTCTTCGGTTTCGAGCCGCCGCGCGAGCCGGGGCACCACACAGTGGAATCCGTGAAGGCGATGCAGAATGGCTCTGCCAAGGTCTTTGTCGGGATGGGTGGAAATTTTGTGCGTGCGGTTCCCGATACCGAGAGAGCCTACGAAGCCATGCGTAAGCTCGAGTTGACGGTCAGCATTGCCACGAAATTGAACCGCGGACACCTGGTTCACGGTAGGGACGCGCTCATTCTGCCTGTTATCTCGCGTTCTGAAACGATACAGACATCGGCAGGTGAACAATTCCTCACGATCGAAGATTCGATGTCGAAGGTTACCGCCTCCAGGGGTGTCTTAGAGCCAGCCAGCCCTCACCTCCTCCCGGAGGTGGAGATCGTATGTCGGATGGCGCTCGCGACGTTACCGGACAGCAAGGTTCCGTGGGAACGTTACATGCACGACTACGGTCTCATTCGTGAAAAGATCGCCGAGGTCTATCCGGAGATCTTCGCCGGCTTCTCCGAAAAGATCAAAGATCCCGAGGGATTTCACTTGGACATACCACCGCGCCGCTTAGTCTGGCCAACACCGAATGGCAAAGCAAATTTTCTGCTCTTTCCGAATCTAGATGTGGATGCCCGGGTCTCCGATCCGGAAATGTTACGGCTGGCGACAGTTCGTTCGCACGATCAGTTCAACACGACGATCTACAGTTACAACGACCGGTATCGCGGCGTGTACGATGATCGCATGGTGCTCTTCATGAATCCAGATGACCGGGCAGCGAGAGGACTGGAGCCGGAGAGCCGTGTCGCGGTGGAAACAATCAGCGATGATGGCATACGGCGTCGTGTGGAAGGATTGACCGTATTGGACTATTCGATGCCGCGTGGCGCCGTGGCAGGATATTATCCAGAGCTCAACCAGCTTTTGCCGATCGAGTACTACGACAAAATTAGTGGTACGCCTGCGGCGAAATCGATTCCCGTTCGCGTCGTCGCCATGTAG
- the fdhD gene encoding formate dehydrogenase accessory sulfurtransferase FdhD gives MTESSDPHAMTALPLQSRDFAVQRLGFMEACDGDLRHHAPIEAPVAIEVCGIGYAVMMATPSDLRDYALGFALAEGLVVRSDQVSTIDIHQADRGWVIKIKLPPESAAIALKRARRRISESSCGLCGIENIQQVLRPLPQLTARIATDRFAMANALSQLQDHQPLGQATGAVHAAAFCTPDGCIVCVREDVGRHNALDKLIGALAVNGTSPSSGFILLSARCSYELVEKTVLAGCPMLVTVSAPTSLAIERAIDAKLTLVTLARQDSALVVCDALGNIA, from the coding sequence ATGACTGAATCATCGGACCCGCATGCAATGACAGCGCTTCCGCTTCAATCCCGCGACTTTGCCGTTCAACGACTCGGCTTTATGGAGGCATGTGATGGCGACTTGCGACATCACGCCCCGATCGAGGCGCCGGTTGCCATCGAGGTGTGCGGGATCGGATACGCCGTTATGATGGCCACGCCGTCCGACCTGCGTGATTACGCCTTGGGATTTGCGCTTGCCGAAGGATTGGTGGTTCGATCGGACCAAGTCAGCACAATCGACATTCATCAGGCCGATCGCGGTTGGGTTATTAAGATCAAATTGCCCCCCGAGAGTGCGGCAATCGCGCTCAAGCGCGCCCGCAGGCGTATCTCAGAAAGCAGTTGTGGCCTGTGCGGCATCGAGAACATTCAACAGGTCCTGAGGCCCTTGCCCCAACTGACTGCACGTATCGCGACGGACCGTTTCGCCATGGCTAACGCATTGTCTCAGCTGCAGGACCATCAGCCGCTCGGGCAGGCGACCGGAGCCGTTCACGCAGCCGCCTTCTGTACGCCGGATGGATGTATTGTTTGTGTACGTGAGGATGTTGGCAGGCATAACGCGCTCGACAAACTGATCGGCGCGCTGGCGGTGAACGGCACCTCTCCGTCATCAGGCTTCATTCTGCTGTCGGCAAGATGCAGTTATGAACTGGTGGAGAAAACAGTGCTCGCCGGTTGCCCGATGCTTGTCACGGTTTCTGCGCCGACCAGCCTTGCCATCGAGCGGGCGATTGATGCCAAACTCACGCTGGTCACGCTCGCACGCCAGGATTCAGCGCTGGTGGTCTGCGATGCTTTGGGGAATATCGCTTGA
- a CDS encoding YrhK family protein, which translates to MKLFNPDNASRSEKHKKIYAFYALAYTIVDFSAAVLFIVGSILFFKQSTTYAATWLFLIGSIFFGLRPTTTLLRELAYIRAGDYDDVHSN; encoded by the coding sequence ATGAAGCTGTTTAATCCGGATAATGCTTCTCGCAGTGAAAAGCACAAAAAGATCTACGCGTTCTACGCGCTTGCCTATACGATCGTCGATTTCTCGGCGGCCGTTCTTTTTATCGTGGGCAGTATTCTCTTTTTCAAACAGAGCACGACATATGCCGCGACGTGGCTGTTTCTCATCGGCTCGATTTTCTTTGGGTTACGCCCGACGACAACATTGCTGCGCGAGCTCGCGTACATTCGCGCAGGTGACTATGACGATGTTCATTCGAACTGA
- a CDS encoding radical SAM protein, which produces MNSVLYVFLPCKKVYPTGITYLADFIHRRRPDVRQRILDLSLYPLSERQQALQDVTSSFQPELVCFSWRDIQIFSPHEGDASLEQAFNFYYASNPLKRLVASFQGLRNLYRYYMDIRNNLSYPWLIHKRFPAMRMMIGGGAFTAFADQLIEKLPEGIIGILGEGEDAILKVLNDESLGEERFIVKEHGTVKKGTKNTPAMLDSLTVDIPYLTTIFPQYREYIGESIGVQSKRGCPYDCAFCLYPYIEGKRVRYRPAENVVKDISQYYHQWGARRFWFTDAQFIPGKDAYPQCTEILERIIREKLEIQWSGYVRTSMIHADLAKLMVQSGVGDLEVAITAGSQKVLNSLHMGFKLEHLYDGCRYLKEAGFQGRVILNYSLNSPEETEETLLQSIESYKVVASILGEERVFPLMFFLGVQPNTDLEEKLLSDGYLSAGYNPLSLTPWNIKKLLYNPAPLNKLIAKACLTAWNRKHGSRDPRAWSGSLSQSATQEHGHSYADSSLSKGFETNSGRDALLTLEEILLTRKSKTSGQNAPAPTPTPSS; this is translated from the coding sequence ATGAATTCCGTCCTCTACGTCTTTCTTCCGTGCAAGAAAGTCTACCCTACAGGCATTACCTATCTGGCTGATTTCATCCACCGCCGTCGGCCTGACGTCCGGCAACGCATCTTAGACCTCTCGCTGTATCCATTGAGCGAACGGCAACAAGCCCTACAAGACGTGACAAGCTCCTTTCAACCTGAACTCGTATGTTTTTCCTGGCGGGATATCCAGATTTTCTCACCCCATGAAGGAGACGCTTCGCTCGAACAGGCCTTTAATTTCTATTACGCCAGCAATCCGCTCAAACGCCTGGTGGCCTCGTTCCAGGGGTTACGGAACCTCTACCGGTATTACATGGATATCCGGAATAACTTGTCGTATCCCTGGCTGATTCACAAACGATTCCCGGCTATGCGGATGATGATCGGGGGTGGGGCGTTTACGGCCTTTGCCGATCAGTTAATCGAAAAGCTGCCGGAAGGAATCATCGGCATTCTCGGCGAAGGAGAAGACGCCATTCTCAAAGTCCTGAACGATGAATCCCTGGGTGAAGAACGCTTCATCGTCAAAGAACACGGCACGGTCAAGAAAGGGACGAAGAATACCCCGGCCATGCTCGATTCGCTGACCGTGGATATTCCCTATCTCACGACCATCTTTCCGCAATATCGAGAGTACATTGGTGAATCCATCGGCGTGCAGAGCAAGCGCGGCTGCCCCTATGACTGCGCGTTCTGTCTCTATCCGTATATTGAAGGCAAGCGCGTGCGCTACCGGCCAGCCGAAAACGTCGTCAAGGATATTTCACAGTATTATCACCAATGGGGTGCCCGGCGGTTTTGGTTTACGGATGCGCAGTTCATTCCCGGAAAAGATGCCTATCCGCAATGCACGGAAATCCTGGAACGCATTATCCGAGAAAAACTGGAGATTCAATGGTCGGGGTACGTGCGGACGTCGATGATCCACGCCGATCTTGCCAAGCTGATGGTCCAATCGGGCGTCGGCGACTTGGAGGTCGCCATCACGGCCGGCTCGCAAAAAGTGCTCAATAGCTTACACATGGGCTTTAAACTGGAACATCTTTATGACGGATGCCGATACCTGAAAGAGGCGGGCTTTCAAGGCCGCGTGATCTTGAACTATTCACTCAACTCGCCGGAAGAAACCGAAGAGACATTACTCCAAAGCATTGAATCCTATAAGGTCGTGGCCTCCATCCTCGGAGAAGAGCGCGTCTTTCCCCTGATGTTTTTTCTGGGCGTCCAGCCCAACACCGATCTGGAGGAAAAACTCCTCTCGGATGGCTATCTCTCGGCTGGCTACAACCCTTTGAGCCTGACTCCCTGGAATATCAAAAAGCTCCTCTACAATCCGGCGCCCCTCAACAAGCTCATCGCCAAAGCCTGTTTGACCGCCTGGAACCGCAAACACGGCTCACGCGACCCGCGCGCCTGGTCAGGCAGCCTCAGTCAAAGCGCCACGCAAGAACACGGCCACTCCTACGCCGACTCCAGTCTTTCCAAGGGATTTGAGACGAATTCCGGACGAGACGCCCTTCTGACGCTCGAAGAAATTCTCCTTACGAGAAAGTCCAAAACCTCCGGGCAGAACGCACCAGCCCCCACGCCAACCCCGTCTTCTTAA
- the ubiE gene encoding bifunctional demethylmenaquinone methyltransferase/2-methoxy-6-polyprenyl-1,4-benzoquinol methylase UbiE produces the protein MTNAERRFYRLSMVPVAHSPEKSDSAKSISTWTGTAREQAVQRMFTGIARFYDLNNSLLSFGLHHLWKKRAVRGVTDTGGRALDLGAGTGDLAILLNQKIGPSGQVVAADLNEAMLRVGLQKIQEKRLEPRISCFQMNAEYLTFQNDSFHTVTAGFCVRNVGDHMRAFKEIHRVLQPGGRFICLEFSRPTTAILRKLYDVYSFRLLPWIGTVVARDGTGVYEYLPASIRTFPDQERLRELLLKAGFQHVDYQNLSGGIVAIHTAVK, from the coding sequence TTGACAAATGCCGAAAGACGGTTCTACCGTCTCTCCATGGTCCCCGTCGCCCACAGTCCTGAAAAATCCGACTCCGCCAAATCGATCTCAACCTGGACCGGCACAGCCCGCGAGCAAGCCGTACAACGGATGTTTACCGGCATCGCGCGGTTTTATGACCTGAATAATTCCCTGCTGAGTTTCGGTCTGCACCATCTCTGGAAAAAGCGCGCCGTGCGGGGTGTGACCGATACGGGAGGCCGAGCGCTGGACCTGGGCGCCGGAACAGGGGATTTAGCCATTTTGCTGAATCAAAAGATCGGACCATCCGGTCAGGTCGTGGCAGCAGACCTGAACGAAGCCATGCTGCGAGTCGGACTTCAGAAAATCCAGGAAAAACGCTTAGAACCACGAATCTCATGCTTTCAAATGAATGCCGAGTATCTGACATTTCAGAATGATTCGTTCCACACCGTTACGGCAGGATTTTGCGTTCGAAACGTGGGCGATCACATGCGGGCCTTCAAAGAAATCCATCGCGTGTTACAGCCTGGCGGGCGGTTTATCTGTTTGGAGTTTTCCCGGCCAACCACTGCGATTCTGCGAAAATTATACGATGTCTATTCGTTTCGACTCCTGCCGTGGATTGGAACGGTCGTGGCGCGTGACGGGACCGGTGTCTACGAATACTTGCCGGCTTCGATCCGCACCTTTCCCGATCAAGAACGGCTTCGCGAACTGCTTCTCAAGGCCGGGTTCCAGCATGTCGACTATCAAAACCTCAGTGGCGGCATCGTCGCCATTCACACAGCCGTGAAATAA
- a CDS encoding redoxin domain-containing protein, protein MSTRSVIVTGMCLVSLILMFGGIWSGAYPTAQAGVGIQAPEITSEVWLNSQPLKLSDLRGKVVMVEFWTFGCWNCRNIEPYVKAWHEKYAEEGLVVIAVHSPEFQYEHDVNRVKEYIHDKRLAYAVPIDNDFKTWRQYRNRYWPTLYLIDKQGVIRYIKIGEGDYEKTENEIRRLLAERSS, encoded by the coding sequence ATGAGTACTCGCAGTGTCATCGTGACCGGAATGTGCCTCGTTAGTCTCATTCTCATGTTCGGAGGAATATGGAGCGGTGCCTACCCCACTGCTCAGGCAGGAGTAGGCATTCAAGCTCCGGAGATCACGAGCGAGGTGTGGCTGAACTCACAACCCCTGAAACTCTCGGATCTCCGGGGGAAGGTCGTGATGGTGGAGTTTTGGACGTTCGGGTGTTGGAACTGTCGAAATATCGAACCATATGTGAAGGCCTGGCATGAAAAATATGCTGAAGAAGGATTGGTCGTGATCGCTGTGCACTCACCGGAGTTTCAATACGAGCATGATGTGAATCGCGTCAAAGAGTATATTCACGATAAACGACTGGCTTATGCCGTGCCGATTGATAACGACTTTAAAACCTGGCGGCAGTATCGGAACCGGTACTGGCCGACGCTGTATTTAATCGATAAACAGGGCGTCATTCGGTACATCAAGATCGGTGAAGGGGACTATGAGAAGACAGAGAATGAAATTCGACGTCTTTTAGCCGAACGCTCGTCATAA
- a CDS encoding DUF429 domain-containing protein, with amino-acid sequence MLDYGAMSARQTIVIVGVDLAGSPRRPTGLCTLRGMTALSEVAYDDQRILEFVDQAKPDLVPIDAPLSLPRGRTTIHDRNGEHLRECDRELQRLGIRFFPITLGPMRMLTERGLRLKKQLEAMGYRAVECYPGAAQDIWEIPRQHQDLTGLFQGLKKFGIKGLTKKATGDELDAVTAALVGQWYLQGKGEMLGGDEGIVIPRRNP; translated from the coding sequence ATGCTAGACTATGGTGCGATGTCTGCACGTCAAACAATCGTCATCGTTGGAGTAGACCTGGCAGGCTCTCCTCGCCGCCCGACGGGTCTATGTACACTTCGGGGAATGACGGCACTTTCTGAAGTCGCGTATGACGATCAGCGCATTCTGGAATTCGTAGACCAGGCCAAGCCCGACCTCGTGCCGATAGACGCTCCGCTAAGCCTACCCAGGGGCCGAACAACGATCCACGACCGCAATGGTGAACATCTCCGTGAATGTGACCGTGAGTTACAGCGTCTCGGAATCAGATTTTTCCCGATCACGCTCGGGCCGATGCGGATGCTGACAGAGCGGGGGCTGCGTCTGAAGAAACAACTCGAAGCCATGGGCTATCGAGCGGTCGAATGTTACCCGGGAGCGGCCCAGGATATTTGGGAAATTCCCCGTCAGCATCAAGATCTGACAGGACTCTTCCAGGGGCTCAAGAAATTCGGCATCAAGGGGTTAACCAAGAAGGCCACGGGTGACGAACTCGACGCCGTGACCGCCGCTCTCGTGGGGCAATGGTACCTCCAGGGAAAAGGAGAAATGCTCGGCGGCGATGAAGGCATAGTGATCCCGCGAAGAAATCCCTGA
- a CDS encoding DUF2490 domain-containing protein codes for MLVIIRFITLLIAMVFIGGLWADKGYSATDHDGQLWFPIYNRVHLPNSFLGWIEVNPRFGHNISEIDQLLLRPALGYQISPSFSIWQGYAWVTNYEPRFLDEHRLYQQLSFRQAWTGFRMSSRTRFEERFIRDARGTALRAREMIRGDIPFGASTGWGLVIYDEIFVNLNTLQGGPKSGFDQNRVFIGVSRRWTNFLSMDVGYQNQAINRRRGPNSMNHIILAQWFIDWGKN; via the coding sequence ATGCTCGTCATCATCAGATTCATAACCTTGTTGATCGCCATGGTCTTCATCGGAGGGCTATGGGCAGATAAGGGATATTCGGCGACGGACCATGATGGCCAGCTCTGGTTCCCGATCTACAATCGCGTGCATTTACCGAACAGTTTTCTCGGGTGGATCGAGGTGAATCCCAGGTTTGGGCACAACATATCGGAAATCGATCAACTGCTGCTTCGTCCAGCGTTGGGCTATCAGATTTCACCCTCGTTTTCCATCTGGCAAGGCTATGCATGGGTGACGAACTATGAACCTCGATTCCTGGATGAACACCGGTTGTACCAACAGTTGAGCTTTCGCCAGGCCTGGACGGGGTTCCGCATGTCTAGCCGAACCCGATTTGAAGAGCGGTTTATTCGGGACGCAAGGGGAACGGCGCTTCGTGCGCGAGAAATGATTCGCGGGGACATTCCCTTTGGGGCCAGTACAGGTTGGGGACTCGTGATTTACGATGAAATCTTCGTCAACCTGAACACGCTCCAGGGAGGACCGAAATCCGGGTTCGATCAGAATCGGGTCTTCATCGGCGTCAGCCGCCGATGGACGAACTTTCTGAGCATGGATGTCGGATACCAGAATCAGGCTATCAACAGAAGACGGGGCCCGAATTCAATGAATCACATCATCCTGGCTCAGTGGTTTATCGACTGGGGAAAGAACTAA